The segment tattattgaattacatcttcttctaaTAATCAATAGTTAtcttatcaataaattgtttatattgcaagtttttatagtttaaaattatatataaaatataagcttataaatcatatagtaaataatatttgattgatacaaaatttgaaatgtaTATTAAgcgcataaagaacatgcaatttaacaattaaattttcaaaatatgtaataatatttattttattgagtaaggttgtagttttaAGTTATAACcatttttgtagttaaactttgtccataaaatTACAATCATTATATAAAGGAAATAATATCAACCAGGAAAGttgaaaatcatatttaatACCATTTTAATATCATACTTTAAATTATAGCTTttaagtaggaaaaaaaaaatttttaactttaggTCTCAAATATCAATTAAGCCGACTGTAATGCTAAACATATATagtttaaatgataaatattttatttttagattttgtgtGCGTGTCTTCCGTGTCGTGTCGACGTGTGTGTGTTAAATTCCAGGTTTACAAATACCTCTGTCCCCGACCTAGAGCCTAGAGGCTCCAACACCAATAGACAGAAAATTTCACCAATAGGACAGAGGCAccattggaaagaaaaaaaattctcaaaaacaaaagtcAAAGGTGACATAAGAGATGAGAGCTGAATTGGCTGAGGCTCCCAAATAGTCAAAGATGAAGGAGAGAGATATGTAAAGGCATCAAAATTAAGGAATATTGAGGAGTGAAATTGGACACTAGTTTaaagtttgcattttttttttttttttgtaagaaaagaaaagagggatAATTATATCCAAGTTTCTTGCCTTAacaattcttctttctttatgtgtgtgtgagagaaaatgtgagattcaaatcatatatataaatattacaaaaaaataatattactattaagtTATCACTTAAATGACAATCCTAATTATCTAATTTATGAGATATTACTTAAACCTCCAATCCCAatgatccattttttttttccaatttttaagAACATCCAACTGAAAAACTTATGttcttgttcaaaaaaaaaaaaaaaagtcaaaaacttaTGTTGTAAATTGGAGAGACCAACCAATAcatatatctatttttatattctacagcaaaaaaaaaaaatatatatatatatatatatttttttttatgatgagATTTACTATTTAAGTATTTATGTTATAAAAACTAAAGAAGCAATCCCTGATCAAATTAATATAATTGGTTACTCTAATCAGGTAATGTGGTAGGCCGCAAGCAGAGAGTGCAATGAAAACTCCCCCTTTCTCTTTTCTAAAGTTAGACTCAGGATAGGTTTAGCAGAATTTTCTTGTTCTAAATTATAAAGATTCAGTCACTTGACCATAGGAAGAGACACTTCAGCTTCTTTTCTTTGCATACAACTCGACtgttttctaatatatatatatatatatatatatatatatagacacccCCAAGTAACGTGGGATTCTTTATCACTATGATATATTGAGAAGTATTAGCagtttttcctttcatttttttttttccctctcttgtGTGTAGGTAATGAGAAAGTTGATTAGCTAAAGTGGTAGATTTCTCATTTgagtaagaaaaaagaaaaaattgccTCACAGCTAGaccaaaaagtaaaagaacTAAATAATGTCTTCGTCCAAAACGGAAACTCTCTCCATCAAGGAGTTGGGCTGGGTTGTGTAACTATTGTTCTtctactctaatttttttttttttaatttttttaaaaaaatatttacaatatgTTGCTAACCTTACAATTTAAACTCTTTCCTTTTTAAACTCTTAAGCATTCTGGGCTAACTTCTCTATAATTAGTGTGCGCTTGATGATTTAATTTCCACCGtcttatttatttcataatataaaaaatataattacactaaaaaattggatattttaaaaagttgtaggttatttttttaaaataaaataaacacatcCAAAGGCCGGCAATTAGATTAAGTACggttaaggaaattttttttagcaaccATCCTTGCCATCACTTGGCAGTTGCTAGTTGGTAAAATCTAGGGGACTAACCGTTTATTCAggtctaaaataaataaataaatctaaacacaaaaacaaatttcagaacatttctataattgttaattgatatgtaataatatatagacaatatttttttcataaactgATGTGAATGTTCACATATGTTGCTCAATAAGTTGTGGAAAAGATTGTGAAATTTACTGTCTGCAGCATTGTCaagattaatttaataatttccACTATAAGCGCAATGCTTAATTATCAATTGTTTACTTTAATCACATTGTATGGTTGCAGCAAAGAGTCTTGGTCTCCCATATCTGAGCGCTTACCTCGATTCCTTGGGGACCAACTTCACACACGGTGCAAATTTTGCTACATATGCATCCACAATCAGACTACCAACCAGTATTATACCTGCTGGTACATATAGTCCCATATACCTCGATGTCGAATACTCAGAATTCGTACAGTTCAAGTTCAGGTCACAAGCGCTAAGGCAAAAAGGTAAAATGGGTCAATGGGTAAACACTTCATTTGTTCTTAATATTGGGTACTGTAGTTCTTGAGAATTGAGGTTGCTTATAGCAAACATTTGCATTACCAAATGAATTTTTGCTTTATATTGGGCTGATTTTCTTGTAGGAGGTATATATGCATATTTATTGCCCAAGGGGTATTATTTTCCAAAAGCTTTATACACATTCGATATTGGTCAGAATGATCTTGCTGAGGGGATCATGGGTAACATGACTATAGAGGAAATCAGTGCTTCTTTCCCTGATATAGTAAACAAGTTCTCCATTAATGTTAAGGTAATTAAATATATACTACGATTTGTCATTGAAAATGGGCTGCCTTGTTGGCCTTGGCCTACTACTTCAAGAGGAAACATACAATTGTTAAACCAATTagtaaaaaagaacaaagaaaaaagagagacaatAAAAGCAGGCGAATAAAGTTTGGTTGCTTTTAATGCTAATCAAGTGAAAGTTATGATGTAGAATATATATAACTTGGGAGCTAGATCGTTTTGGATCCACAACACGGGACCAATTGGCTGCCTTCCCCTTATTTTGGCAACTTTTCTATCAGCTCAAAGGGATAGCTATGGTTGCGCAAAGCCTTATAATGATGTAGCTCAATATTTCAACCACAAGTTGAAGGAGGCCATTGTTCAACTCAGGAAGGATCTTCCTTTAGCTGCAATCACATATGTGGACATCTACTCTGTCAAGTACTCTCTATATAGTAAACCAAAGGAATATGGTAAGACTTATGATATTATATAACCAAAAAAGTACTGACAATGAATAATGATCGACCTTATAAACTGAGTTGCTTattaatatttatcattttttaacatttgTATAAAATGAATTCTGCTTAAGTgacaaaattttttagaaatgaaacaaaatttcaagtttataatttgtttggttgaaaaatatCAGGATTTGAGCTTCCCCTCATTGCTTGTTGTGGCTATGGTGGCATATACAATTATAGCAGCAGTATTGACTGTGGAGCAACAATCACAGTCAATGGAAGCCAGATATTTGTTGGTTCATGTGAACACCCCTCAGTTAGAGTAAATTGGGATGGAATTCACTATACAGAGGCTGCTAACAAGTTCGTTTTCGACAAAATTTCAACCGGAGCCTTTTCAGATCCACCAATACCCTTGAAAATGGCTTGTCACAACATTTAGATTTATAGGCACAGCCGCACAGGCAActatatataaatcaaaataatctTGTACTGCAGGTTATTATGTACTCTTTAATTACCGTCTCCCTTATTGATATTGGTTTAATTCTGAAACAGCCTGCTTTGTACTGAAAATAGTCCTATTATATAAACTAGAATGAATAAATTATCATATTTAAACGAActttggacatttttttttcttcattaagattgtataattaaataaatagcCAGAACAACGCTCTCATTGCAgaacaaaaatttaagtttgttatttttcatttgaggTTATCAAAAATTTTGTCGATAGAAAccattttgagaaaaataaaggaaaccATAGGGCAAGAAACCCATTTAACCTGGTTCAATCATAAAAAGCCTACGTTCACAGAGCTCTTTCAGTCTTTTGTTTCTCTATTTCACTTTCTTTTGTGTTGTGTTAGAGAGGATCCTTTATATTCGTGGTTTTCACAAACATCCCTACATATATTTAATCTGCATTTATGCATGTATCATTTGCTTCTTTGTGTGTTTGAATTTGTTGATTACACGGTGATTTGGTTGGTGTAATTTCCATATTGGGTTGGTCTTCAACTCTTCCTGATTTGGTTGGTGAGCTTGCCATATAGAGTTTGTCTTCATCAACACTTCCCTCAAGTTGGGGTGGATATTCATGATACCCAACTTGCCATGCGATTCCTAGTCCAAAACCATTAAAGAGTAAGTGAGAAATTGACTTCTAAAGTGCCCACTAGACATAATTAAAGTGATGAAATCTTTAAGTCtcacatataaaataaattggtCATTTTATGAGTTTATACGCTTGTGTAGgtgcaatatttttttattctagaACTGTGTCTGTTAGTGTTGCATCTTTTATGAAATGGTGCAAGTGTGTCTATAAGTAGTGATTCTCTCATTtcatttagagagagaaagagacatttttttttcgttgTGAACTTATATTGTTGTGCTTGACATCTAAGAGTAAATAGTGTGAGCATCTAAATATTGTTGTGCTTGATTAGATTTGCACTTATCATTCTACATTCATCTGGTCTATGagtatatttaattattcttaattatttatttattttacgtacttttttttgtttgttgtgtttgtttacAAAATCACAAGAGAAAATTATTATGCATAATATATCCAATAATCACATT is part of the Quercus robur chromosome 9, dhQueRobu3.1, whole genome shotgun sequence genome and harbors:
- the LOC126698205 gene encoding esterase-like isoform X15 yields the protein MESPTILKFTISLPFFCMLLLFASTMNPVFGLKRCNFPAIFNFGDSNSDTGGLSASLITIPPPYGETYFQKPAGRASDGRLMIDFMAKSLGLPYLSAYLDSLGTNFTHGANFATYASTIRLPTSIIPAGTYSPIYLDVEYSEFVQFKFRSQALRQKGGIYAYLLPKGYYFPKALYTFDIGQNDLAEGIMGNMTIEEISASFPDIVNKFSINVKNIYNLGARSFWIHNTGPIGCLPLILATFLSAQRDSYGCAKPYNDVAQYFNHKLKEAIVQLRKDLPLAAITYVDIYSVKYSLYSKPKEYGFELPLIACCGYGGIYNYSSSIDCGATITVNGSQIFVGSCEHPSVRVNWDGIHYTEAANKFVFDKISTGAFSDPPIPLKMACHNI
- the LOC126698205 gene encoding esterase-like isoform X3; protein product: MKSPSINLNFAISVPFFCCMLLLFASTVNPVFGLKKCNFPAIFNFGDSNSDTGGLSATSLKAPTPPYGETYFHKPAGRFSDGRLMIDFMAKSLGLPYLSAYLDSLGTNFTHGANFATYASTIRLPTSIIPAGTYSPIYLDVEYSEFVQFKFRSQALRQKGGIYAYLLPKGYYFPKALYTFDIGQNDLAEGIMGNMTIEEISASFPDIVNKFSINVKNIYNLGARSFWIHNTGPIGCLPLILATFLSAQRDSYGCAKPYNDVAQYFNHKLKEAIVQLRKDLPLAAITYVDIYSVKYSLYSKPKEYGFELPLIACCGYGGIYNYSSSIDCGATITVNGSQIFVGSCEHPSVRVNWDGIHYTEAANKFVFDKISTGAFSDPPIPLKMACHNI